The Atribacterota bacterium genome has a window encoding:
- a CDS encoding sugar ABC transporter permease, which yields ARMDKVVFLFLPLCLLGAIIIYPTLNLWRLALSNFDITYMREPVFIGVRNFVRILADDYFWSALWNTAVISGTAVAIEFFLGLAIALLLSGEIGGGKISKSLLIIPIMVPPVVVGLNFKLIFDNFGPINDFLRRVGLKPIEWLGSPLSAKISIIIADVWQWTPFVFIILLAGLQTVPPELYDAAKVDGASGWKVFRHITWPMLIPSITIALAFRIIDALKIFDVVYMVTNGGPSFATEVFSLNVYRTAFRFGSLGYASALAVTMFVVLTFVIWMVIRGMNLAKRMEW from the coding sequence GCTCGTATGGATAAGGTTGTATTTCTCTTTCTACCTCTATGCCTTTTAGGCGCCATCATCATTTACCCTACTTTGAACCTTTGGCGACTGGCGCTATCCAACTTTGACATCACCTACATGAGAGAACCAGTGTTCATCGGAGTACGGAACTTTGTCCGAATCCTCGCTGACGACTATTTCTGGAGCGCCCTATGGAATACAGCGGTGATTTCGGGCACAGCGGTGGCCATCGAATTCTTCCTGGGATTGGCAATAGCACTGCTACTCAGCGGAGAAATCGGAGGGGGCAAAATATCGAAATCGCTTTTAATCATTCCCATCATGGTTCCACCGGTGGTGGTAGGGCTCAACTTCAAACTGATTTTCGACAATTTCGGACCGATTAATGATTTCCTTCGCCGAGTCGGTCTTAAACCGATTGAATGGCTCGGAAGTCCCTTATCGGCCAAGATTTCCATCATCATTGCGGATGTTTGGCAATGGACCCCTTTTGTCTTCATCATTCTCCTGGCGGGATTACAAACCGTTCCCCCAGAACTCTACGACGCAGCGAAAGTCGACGGTGCGAGTGGTTGGAAAGTATTCCGTCATATTACCTGGCCCATGCTCATACCCTCCATCACCATCGCCTTGGCCTTCCGCATCATTGACGCCCTCAAAATTTTCGACGTCGTTTACATGGTCACCAACGGTGGACCCTCTTTCGCAACCGAAGTCTTTTCCCTGAACGTTTACCGCACTGCTTTCCGCTTCGGTTCGCTGGGATACGCCTCTGCACTGGCAGTCACGATGTTCGTTGTGCTCACGTTCGTTATCTGGATGGTCATACGGGGAATGAATTTAGCGAAAAGAATGGAGTGGTAA
- a CDS encoding carbohydrate ABC transporter permease — protein MTRKRLKPRSIVRYFLLYFSIGMILIFFLFPIYWLAVTSLKFPGDVTASPVIWFPKRLTMDNFRLLFGYSGPLWGLEEYTGRSFLPSLIPYLRNSLIIGILSSMIGLFLGSLLGYGVVHFEIGGSRLYSWLLSLRMIPPVVVAIPMFSIFRSLRLIDTWWAVTTAHLLLSIPFSALLLIGFFKDIPKDVTEAALIDGCSNYQAFQKIALPLVAPGLVAVFIIAFLTSWNELLIANVLTTTARAQTFPVYTSNFSQVERGTAWGPAAAGGIIGIIPMLVSATYIQKYLVRGLTMGAVKE, from the coding sequence ATGACCCGAAAGAGATTAAAGCCCAGGTCAATTGTACGCTATTTCCTCCTGTACTTTTCCATCGGCATGATATTGATTTTCTTTCTCTTCCCCATTTACTGGCTGGCCGTTACCTCTTTGAAGTTTCCGGGTGACGTCACCGCCAGCCCGGTCATCTGGTTTCCTAAAAGGTTGACCATGGATAATTTCCGGCTGCTTTTTGGATATAGCGGCCCACTCTGGGGGCTTGAAGAGTATACGGGGCGATCCTTCTTGCCCAGTTTAATACCGTACCTGCGCAATAGTTTAATCATTGGTATCCTCTCAAGTATGATTGGCCTCTTTCTGGGCTCTCTCTTAGGGTATGGGGTGGTTCATTTTGAAATTGGAGGAAGTAGACTCTACTCCTGGCTTCTTAGCTTAAGAATGATTCCACCGGTGGTTGTCGCCATCCCCATGTTTTCCATTTTTCGCTCTTTACGACTCATCGACACCTGGTGGGCCGTGACCACGGCCCACCTGTTACTAAGCATTCCCTTCAGTGCTTTGCTCCTCATTGGTTTCTTTAAAGACATTCCCAAGGACGTGACCGAAGCGGCGCTCATCGATGGTTGCTCCAATTACCAGGCATTCCAGAAAATCGCCCTTCCCCTGGTCGCTCCAGGACTGGTTGCCGTTTTTATCATTGCTTTCCTCACCTCCTGGAACGAACTTCTCATCGCCAACGTTTTGACCACCACGGCCCGCGCCCAGACTTTTCCCGTGTACACCTCAAACTTTTCCCAGGTAGAACGCGGGACCGCATGGGGTCCGGCAGCCGCAGGTGGAATCATCGGGATTATCCCCATGCTGGTTTCCGCAACCTACATCCAGAAGTACCTGGTACGGGGCTTAACCATGGGTGCGGTAAAAGAGTAA